In the genome of Pirellulales bacterium, one region contains:
- a CDS encoding ATP-binding protein: MYQLPVLKTFDSARLMGNGTDTRVVIPEQLESLLRGSDFSSPIHEYARQIGDILSDNKLQFFPDYTDHGLNHINRVLQTQVKLIEQRVWDDDVLTAADAAVIVGATLLHDLGMHLTKKGFLELVSQDSPFKPLRWFDSEQEGHAKDRPWPELWEDYQREARRFSEVKLANIIGTAQVESGWRFETLAPAGNWDDNHKLIVGEFIRRHHARMAHEFALYGFPGAEAEVPGLAGRIALGELADLIGLTARSHGMSLRVCKAYLDKHYRGTPRPRSTAVLFPMALLRVADYLQLERDRAPNVLLLLRDPQSPISVREWAKHAAVSSVQTGDDPRALMVEVNADIPLEIYLQLRELFDDLQREIDHSTAVLSEAYGARSDLKLDRLALKIRRVTSNLNDPVYRSHLPYVPEPTGFTADPNLLALLVKPLYGDEPSVGIRELIQNGVDAVLELHAWCEKHGVAFESLALAEQDCDVLVEYIEETDAELTVRVTDRGIGMTADTIANYFLRAGASFRNSDAWAREFTDEQGRSKVTRSGRFGIGAFATFLLGDTFTLQTRHVNDPGGGFRLTATKSSRLIEIERLPMNEQCPIGTVIAVKSPASAVEDAISRGVSSRRKADWYCWQWPSVVQRVHHLGGATETLDQATQMPGEQIPGKSDELPAAWNEVKHPDYDRIAWTFSLDAMLICNGMHIRRPDENSNLPWSRAIISETLHLNPTDIAVIDRQAKLPLTIPRYGLQGRLPFEAELARDLCFSLIAFALKHGPRKPPHCAVGGPRVRKHPQFISTGGSGTSPAPWCSSKSAFIPCDRWLIRNCGNHRVITYGSLRTDFYRSERTRWKLLQGNLLDSPDQENNWFAALDLGMVGRDITKDAVGWMESPGSFLAGSATGVQGIAVVASNNASVNHWDVQSLDLELGPDAKLLRAVTWNIGHLSEPIDLRPLMTEMYSHFREQLTDFGRFFRREKDFGLYITQCEIDHTVEEPRSLLGEVWEESLGLRPIPFDPEARAALVEIGRQHPELRRHIETWEKLAAEGSEWVPRDDEDNKDEAEEQQE; this comes from the coding sequence ATGTATCAGCTTCCTGTCTTGAAAACCTTTGATAGCGCGCGACTTATGGGCAACGGTACCGATACCCGGGTGGTCATCCCGGAACAGTTGGAAAGTCTCCTCCGTGGCAGCGATTTCTCTTCCCCGATCCACGAATACGCGCGGCAGATCGGTGACATCCTCAGCGACAACAAGCTGCAGTTCTTTCCCGACTATACGGATCATGGCCTCAACCACATCAACCGCGTCTTGCAGACGCAGGTCAAACTGATCGAACAGCGGGTGTGGGACGACGACGTGCTCACCGCGGCGGATGCGGCCGTGATCGTCGGGGCGACCCTGCTGCACGATCTGGGCATGCACCTGACCAAGAAGGGCTTCCTGGAGCTGGTCTCCCAAGATTCCCCGTTCAAGCCGCTGCGCTGGTTCGACAGCGAGCAGGAAGGCCACGCCAAGGATCGGCCCTGGCCCGAGCTATGGGAAGATTATCAGCGCGAAGCCCGGCGATTCAGCGAGGTGAAGCTGGCGAACATCATCGGGACAGCCCAGGTCGAATCGGGCTGGCGGTTTGAAACTCTTGCTCCAGCCGGCAACTGGGACGACAACCACAAACTCATCGTCGGCGAGTTCATCCGCCGGCATCATGCACGGATGGCGCACGAGTTTGCCCTCTACGGATTCCCGGGCGCAGAAGCCGAGGTGCCGGGGCTGGCAGGGAGAATCGCCCTGGGCGAATTGGCCGATCTCATCGGCCTGACGGCACGTTCGCACGGCATGTCGCTGCGCGTGTGCAAGGCGTATCTCGACAAGCACTATCGTGGCACTCCGCGCCCGCGCAGCACGGCTGTCCTGTTTCCAATGGCCTTGCTTCGAGTGGCCGACTACCTGCAGCTCGAACGCGACCGCGCACCCAACGTCTTGCTGCTGCTACGCGACCCTCAAAGCCCGATCAGTGTCCGGGAGTGGGCCAAACACGCCGCGGTATCATCGGTGCAGACAGGAGATGACCCCCGCGCCCTGATGGTCGAGGTTAATGCGGACATTCCGCTGGAAATCTACTTGCAACTCCGCGAGCTGTTCGACGACTTGCAGCGCGAGATCGATCATTCGACGGCCGTACTGAGCGAGGCTTATGGCGCGCGCTCCGATCTCAAACTCGACCGCTTAGCTCTGAAGATCCGCCGGGTCACGTCGAACTTGAACGACCCGGTGTACCGTAGCCACTTGCCGTATGTGCCCGAGCCGACGGGTTTCACGGCCGATCCGAACCTGCTGGCGCTGCTCGTCAAGCCGCTCTACGGCGACGAGCCCAGCGTCGGCATTCGGGAATTGATACAAAACGGCGTCGACGCCGTACTGGAGCTGCACGCCTGGTGCGAGAAGCACGGCGTCGCCTTCGAATCGCTCGCGCTCGCCGAGCAGGATTGCGATGTCCTGGTCGAATACATCGAGGAGACGGACGCGGAATTGACCGTCCGCGTCACCGACCGCGGCATCGGCATGACGGCCGACACGATTGCCAACTACTTCCTGAGGGCCGGGGCGTCGTTCCGCAACAGCGATGCGTGGGCCCGGGAATTCACCGACGAGCAAGGCCGCAGCAAGGTCACGCGTTCCGGCCGGTTCGGCATCGGCGCGTTTGCCACCTTCCTGCTAGGCGACACGTTCACGCTCCAGACCCGGCACGTGAACGACCCGGGCGGCGGGTTCCGCCTGACCGCAACCAAGTCGAGCCGGCTGATCGAGATCGAGCGATTGCCCATGAACGAGCAATGCCCCATCGGTACGGTGATCGCGGTCAAATCACCTGCCAGCGCCGTTGAGGATGCGATAAGCCGTGGAGTTAGTTCTCGCCGCAAAGCCGACTGGTATTGCTGGCAATGGCCGAGCGTGGTTCAGCGTGTGCACCACCTAGGAGGGGCGACAGAGACTCTTGATCAAGCAACACAAATGCCTGGCGAACAAATACCTGGCAAGAGCGACGAGTTACCGGCGGCATGGAACGAAGTCAAGCACCCCGATTACGACCGCATTGCTTGGACGTTTAGCCTAGACGCAATGTTGATCTGCAATGGGATGCACATTCGTCGCCCTGACGAAAACAGCAATCTACCTTGGTCCCGTGCGATCATAAGCGAGACACTTCACCTCAATCCCACGGACATCGCCGTCATCGATCGCCAGGCGAAACTGCCGCTCACCATCCCACGCTATGGCTTACAAGGACGCTTGCCCTTTGAGGCCGAACTTGCACGCGACTTGTGTTTTTCGCTGATCGCGTTCGCCTTGAAACACGGCCCGCGCAAACCGCCGCACTGCGCTGTCGGCGGCCCAAGGGTTCGAAAGCATCCACAATTCATCTCAACGGGTGGGTCCGGTACCAGCCCAGCGCCCTGGTGCTCGAGCAAGTCGGCATTCATCCCATGCGATCGATGGCTCATTCGCAATTGCGGCAATCATCGGGTGATTACGTATGGTTCACTGAGGACCGATTTTTACCGATCGGAAAGGACTCGATGGAAGCTTCTCCAAGGCAACCTGCTTGATTCTCCGGACCAGGAGAACAACTGGTTTGCTGCGCTCGACCTGGGCATGGTGGGCAGAGACATCACCAAAGACGCTGTCGGCTGGATGGAAAGTCCTGGTAGCTTCCTTGCAGGCAGCGCAACAGGAGTCCAAGGCATCGCGGTCGTCGCGAGCAACAACGCTTCCGTCAACCATTGGGACGTGCAGTCGCTAGACCTCGAGCTCGGGCCAGACGCGAAGTTACTCCGCGCCGTGACATGGAACATCGGGCATTTGTCAGAACCAATCGACTTGCGACCACTCATGACAGAAATGTATTCGCATTTTCGTGAACAGCTGACGGACTTCGGCAGATTTTTTAGAAGGGAAAAAGACTTTGGGCTCTATATCACGCAATGCGAGATCGATCACACGGTGGAGGAGCCGCGATCGCTGCTTGGCGAGGTATGGGAGGAGTCGCTCGGCCTAAGGCCGATTCCGTTCGACCCCGAAGCCAGGGCGGCGCTGGTTGAAATAGGCCGCCAGCACCCGGAGCTGCGCCGCCACATCGAGACGTGGGAGAAACTCGCCGCGGAGGGCTCCGAGTGGGTGCCGCGTGACGACGAAGACAACAAAGATGAAGCAGAGGAGCAACAGGAGTGA
- a CDS encoding XdhC family protein yields MRELLEILVDRLATGRPLACCRLVETRGSTPQKAGAMMLVFPDGAQAGTLGGGCVEAEVKRRALGILAGGRAEVITFMLDSDYGWDDGLICGGRMKVLVEPLADEAARSYYTRLHAMIAAGQGCVEALVFDAEKSGLAIPAAYLFDAAQQLVACCGQAAPDSVPEVLRENLPDLADRPRPQAAAGIAYLANLSRCRLVIVGAGHVGQAVANMAADVDFDVWAVDDRGEFASAERFPRAERLVVGPIERVLEEIEITPDTYCLIVTRGHNHDKEALYHLAERGARYVGMIGSRRKIKLIFDDLLNEGVSAEALARVFAPVGIDIGSQTVPEIAVSIVAELIAHRNRGVVPGRMPAVPVVEAS; encoded by the coding sequence ATGCGAGAGCTGCTGGAAATCCTCGTCGATCGCCTGGCGACCGGGCGGCCGCTGGCCTGTTGCCGCCTGGTCGAAACGCGCGGCTCGACCCCGCAAAAGGCCGGCGCGATGATGCTCGTCTTTCCCGACGGCGCGCAGGCCGGCACGCTTGGCGGAGGCTGCGTCGAGGCCGAGGTCAAACGCCGTGCCCTGGGCATCCTCGCCGGCGGTCGGGCCGAGGTGATCACCTTCATGCTCGACAGCGATTATGGCTGGGACGACGGGCTGATCTGCGGCGGGCGGATGAAGGTGTTGGTCGAGCCCCTGGCCGACGAAGCGGCGCGAAGCTATTACACGCGGCTGCACGCGATGATCGCGGCCGGGCAGGGGTGCGTCGAGGCCCTGGTGTTCGACGCGGAAAAAAGCGGTCTGGCTATTCCCGCGGCCTACCTGTTCGACGCGGCCCAGCAGCTCGTGGCCTGCTGCGGACAGGCCGCGCCCGATTCCGTGCCCGAGGTGCTCCGCGAAAACCTGCCCGACCTGGCCGACCGGCCGCGTCCGCAAGCCGCCGCGGGCATTGCCTACCTGGCCAACCTCTCGCGTTGCCGGCTGGTGATCGTCGGCGCGGGGCACGTCGGCCAGGCCGTGGCGAACATGGCGGCCGACGTGGATTTCGACGTCTGGGCCGTCGACGATCGCGGCGAGTTCGCTTCGGCGGAGCGGTTTCCACGGGCCGAGCGACTCGTGGTCGGGCCGATCGAACGCGTGTTGGAAGAAATCGAGATCACGCCCGATACGTATTGCCTGATCGTGACGCGGGGCCACAACCACGACAAAGAAGCGCTCTATCACCTGGCCGAGCGCGGGGCGCGCTACGTGGGGATGATCGGCAGCCGGCGCAAGATCAAGCTGATCTTCGACGACTTGTTGAACGAGGGCGTCTCGGCCGAGGCCTTGGCGCGGGTCTTCGCGCCGGTGGGGATCGACATCGGGTCGCAGACCGTACCGGAAATCGCCGTGAGCATCGTGGCCGAACTGATCGCCCATCGCAATCGCGGCGTCGTGCCCGGCCGGATGCCGGCGGTGCCGGTGGTCGAAGCGTCGTGA
- a CDS encoding UvrB/UvrC motif-containing protein, translated as MRCQKCEKPATFHITELAGGKPQELHLCEEHAKEYLRQPDAAEEASPSLAGMLAQQLAVGQTAAELARLDQQACPVCGITFFEFRNQGRLGCPHDYVGFKKELGPLILNIHGESEHRGKRPPGGGGGTDELTKLIRLRREMREAITEENYERASELRDEIRQMEKTTRRAP; from the coding sequence ATGCGCTGCCAGAAGTGCGAAAAACCGGCGACGTTCCACATCACCGAGCTGGCCGGAGGGAAGCCCCAAGAGCTGCACCTCTGCGAGGAGCACGCCAAGGAATACCTGCGCCAGCCCGATGCGGCCGAGGAGGCCTCGCCGAGCCTGGCCGGGATGCTGGCACAGCAGTTGGCGGTCGGCCAAACGGCCGCCGAACTGGCCCGGCTCGACCAGCAGGCGTGCCCGGTTTGCGGCATCACGTTTTTCGAATTCCGCAACCAGGGACGGCTCGGTTGCCCGCACGACTACGTCGGCTTCAAAAAAGAGCTGGGCCCGTTGATCCTCAACATTCACGGGGAGAGCGAGCATCGCGGCAAGCGTCCGCCGGGCGGCGGCGGCGGCACGGACGAGCTGACCAAGCTGATCCGCCTGCGCCGGGAGATGCGCGAAGCGATTACGGAAGAGAACTACGAGCGTGCCTCGGAACTGCGTGACGAAATCCGACAGATGGAGAAAACGACCCGCCGCGCCCCGTGA
- a CDS encoding protein arginine kinase, whose translation MVTSSGEWLRGSGPESDIVISSRIRLARNLAHFPFISRADASDRAEIEKQLRDAIGAAVENPLDYVDVNKLAPIDRQFLAERQLISREHAESEGARSVVIDPSEQISLMINEEDHLRIQVMHSGLDLLTAWEQINALDDRLQQYVTFAFHDKLGFLTACPTNVGTGLRVSVMLHLPALVLTEQIERVFRSLQKINLAVRGLYGEGSQFMGDFYQISNQLTLGRSELDLVKQVGDVVPQIIDYERKAREALVRQSNESLHDRVSRAYGILRTAQTISSEETMHLLSSVRMGVNLGLIHDLEIPTINKLFIHTQPAHLQKLRGTELDTADRNKERARYLREHLDGQGRPEQN comes from the coding sequence ATGGTAACCAGCAGCGGAGAGTGGCTCCGCGGCTCGGGCCCTGAATCCGACATCGTCATCAGCAGCCGCATCCGGCTGGCCCGCAATCTTGCGCACTTTCCGTTCATCAGCCGGGCCGACGCGAGCGATCGGGCCGAGATCGAAAAACAGCTCCGCGATGCCATCGGCGCCGCCGTCGAAAACCCGCTGGATTACGTCGACGTCAACAAGCTCGCGCCGATCGACCGCCAGTTCCTGGCCGAGCGGCAGTTGATCAGCCGCGAGCACGCAGAGTCGGAGGGGGCCCGCAGCGTCGTCATCGACCCCAGCGAGCAGATCAGCCTGATGATCAACGAAGAGGACCATCTGCGCATCCAGGTGATGCACAGCGGCCTCGACCTGCTGACGGCCTGGGAGCAGATCAACGCGCTCGACGACCGTCTGCAGCAATACGTCACCTTCGCCTTCCACGACAAGCTCGGTTTCCTGACCGCCTGCCCGACCAACGTCGGCACCGGGCTGCGCGTGAGCGTGATGCTGCATCTGCCGGCGCTGGTGCTCACCGAGCAGATCGAGCGGGTCTTTCGCTCGCTGCAAAAGATCAACCTCGCCGTGCGAGGCCTCTACGGCGAAGGCTCGCAGTTCATGGGCGACTTCTACCAGATCAGCAATCAGCTCACCCTGGGCCGCTCGGAACTGGATCTGGTCAAGCAGGTCGGCGACGTCGTGCCGCAAATCATCGACTACGAACGCAAGGCCCGCGAGGCGCTGGTGCGCCAGAGTAACGAGAGCCTGCACGACCGCGTCAGCCGGGCCTATGGCATCCTGCGGACCGCGCAAACCATCAGCTCGGAAGAGACGATGCACCTGTTATCGAGCGTACGGATGGGCGTCAATCTGGGGCTGATCCACGACCTGGAAATCCCCACCATCAACAAGCTCTTCATCCACACCCAGCCGGCGCATTTGCAGAAGCTGCGCGGCACCGAGCTCGACACGGCCGACCGCAACAAAGAGCGGGCGCGGTATCTCCGCGAGCATCTCGACGGCCAGGGGCGTCCCGAGCAGAACTGA
- the trpE gene encoding anthranilate synthase component I, whose product MSVHEPDFARFTELARGARLVPVFRRLLSDTLTPVSAFAKLDDGTSSGCLFESVVGGERVGRYSFLTAAPFLEIEAYDRRVVVREGGRVEEFTADNPLDELRRKVEAYPAAHLPELPPFVSGAVGYAGYDTVRYVERLPHAPADDRHVPDMAFAFYDHMVIFDNVNKTLIVVAMARLDAAGDLRAAYDDAARRVDELVARLHSPGAPLVEADIAVSGAPQIAYESNFTRAGFEAAVRKCVEYIRAGDIFQVVLGQRLKLEIHSPPFEIYRTLRVVNPSPFMFYLRTPGVTLVGSSPEVMVRVWDGVVTVRPLAGTRPRGADPEEDRRLADELLADAKERAEHVMLVDLGRNDVGRVAQFGSVRLSDVMTIERYSHVMHISSNVDGRLRPELSAFDALAACLPAGTVSGAPKVRAMEIIDELEPHRRGPYAGAVGYFDFCGNMDTCIALRTLVIQDHTAYVQVSAGIVADSDPAAEYQETLNKAKALLRSIEITEARAG is encoded by the coding sequence ATGTCTGTCCACGAGCCTGATTTCGCCCGATTTACCGAGTTGGCCCGCGGCGCGCGGCTGGTGCCTGTCTTTCGCCGGCTACTGAGCGACACGCTCACGCCGGTGTCGGCGTTTGCCAAGCTCGACGACGGAACCTCGAGCGGCTGCCTGTTCGAAAGCGTCGTCGGCGGCGAACGCGTGGGCCGGTACAGCTTTTTGACCGCGGCGCCGTTTCTCGAGATCGAGGCCTACGACCGCCGCGTCGTCGTCCGCGAGGGCGGGCGCGTCGAAGAGTTCACGGCCGACAATCCGCTCGACGAGCTGCGCCGCAAGGTCGAGGCCTATCCGGCCGCCCACCTGCCCGAGCTACCCCCGTTTGTCAGCGGGGCCGTCGGCTATGCCGGCTACGACACCGTGCGTTACGTCGAGCGGCTGCCCCACGCCCCGGCCGACGATCGGCACGTGCCCGACATGGCCTTTGCCTTTTACGACCACATGGTGATCTTCGACAACGTCAACAAGACGTTGATCGTCGTGGCCATGGCCCGGCTCGACGCGGCCGGCGATCTGCGGGCAGCCTACGACGACGCGGCCCGGCGGGTCGACGAGCTCGTGGCCCGGCTGCACTCGCCCGGCGCACCGCTGGTCGAGGCCGACATCGCCGTGAGCGGCGCGCCGCAGATCGCCTACGAGTCGAACTTTACCCGCGCGGGCTTCGAAGCGGCTGTGCGCAAGTGCGTCGAGTACATCCGCGCCGGCGACATCTTTCAGGTCGTGCTGGGCCAGCGGCTGAAGCTCGAAATCCATTCGCCGCCGTTCGAGATCTACCGCACGCTGCGGGTGGTGAACCCCAGCCCGTTCATGTTCTATCTGCGCACGCCCGGGGTGACGCTGGTGGGCAGCTCGCCGGAGGTAATGGTCCGCGTGTGGGACGGCGTGGTCACGGTCCGCCCGCTGGCCGGTACGCGGCCGCGCGGCGCCGATCCGGAGGAAGACCGGCGGCTGGCCGACGAGCTGCTGGCCGATGCCAAGGAACGGGCCGAGCACGTGATGCTCGTCGACCTGGGCCGCAACGACGTCGGCCGCGTGGCGCAGTTCGGCAGCGTGCGGCTGTCCGACGTGATGACCATCGAGCGCTACAGCCACGTGATGCACATCTCGTCGAACGTCGACGGCCGGCTGCGGCCCGAGCTGTCGGCCTTCGACGCCCTGGCCGCGTGCCTGCCGGCCGGCACCGTGTCGGGCGCTCCCAAGGTGCGGGCCATGGAGATCATCGACGAGCTCGAGCCGCATCGCCGCGGGCCCTATGCGGGGGCCGTGGGCTATTTCGACTTCTGCGGCAACATGGACACGTGCATCGCGCTGCGGACGCTCGTGATCCAGGACCACACGGCCTACGTCCAGGTCTCGGCCGGCATCGTGGCCGACAGCGACCCGGCCGCCGAATACCAGGAAACGCTCAACAAGGCCAAGGCGCTGCTCCGGTCGATCGAGATCACCGAAGCCCGGGCAGGGTAG
- a CDS encoding antibiotic biosynthesis monooxygenase, translating to MIHVLATIELNPGVRAQFLDEFRRLVPSVLAEEGCIEYGPAIEIATSIPGTPPPRDDVVMVVEKWATIAALEAHLVAPHMNDYRGQVKSLVKATRLQVLESAE from the coding sequence GTGATCCACGTCTTAGCCACGATCGAGCTGAATCCCGGCGTCCGTGCCCAGTTTCTCGACGAGTTTCGCCGGCTGGTGCCGTCGGTGCTGGCCGAAGAAGGCTGCATCGAGTACGGTCCCGCCATCGAAATCGCCACGAGCATTCCCGGCACGCCGCCCCCGCGCGACGACGTGGTGATGGTGGTCGAAAAGTGGGCCACGATCGCGGCGCTCGAGGCGCACCTGGTGGCCCCCCACATGAACGATTATCGGGGCCAGGTGAAATCGCTGGTCAAGGCGACCCGGTTGCAAGTGCTCGAATCGGCCGAGTAG
- the menC gene encoding o-succinylbenzoate synthase, with the protein MRIDALDLYHVAVPLVRPWRTAYGEDAVVESVLVRMTSGGAVGWGESCPLAAPCYSPEWAGGVFACARDWLAPAVVGQWIESGDELQQRLAHFKGNPFAKAALDTAWWVLAAERAGRPLYQYLGATRERAAVGADFGVLDSIDELLAAVGRAVAAGFPRIKLKFRPGWDLTMLRAVRQEFPTQTIHIDCNAAYTIEHSDLFCRLDDFHLAMIEQPLAADDLVDHARLQSILRTPICLDESITSLARAETALDLGSCRYVNIKPGRVGGVTVARQIHDLCREREVPCWIGGMLETAVGVRICAALAMLDGCTYPADIFASSTYYADDLGRPAVELTRLADGTPAIEPLAAPGIGTAPDLGRLAQYVRGEAHLQA; encoded by the coding sequence ATGCGCATCGACGCTCTCGATCTGTATCACGTCGCCGTGCCGCTTGTGCGCCCGTGGCGCACGGCCTACGGCGAAGACGCGGTGGTCGAAAGTGTGCTGGTGCGCATGACCAGCGGCGGCGCCGTGGGCTGGGGCGAGTCGTGCCCTTTGGCCGCGCCCTGCTACAGCCCCGAGTGGGCTGGCGGGGTATTTGCCTGCGCGCGCGATTGGCTCGCGCCGGCCGTCGTCGGCCAGTGGATTGAGTCGGGCGACGAGCTGCAGCAGCGGCTCGCGCATTTCAAAGGCAACCCGTTCGCCAAGGCGGCCCTCGACACGGCCTGGTGGGTCCTGGCCGCCGAGCGCGCCGGGCGGCCGCTCTATCAATACCTCGGGGCGACGCGCGAACGGGCCGCCGTGGGCGCCGATTTTGGAGTGCTCGACTCGATCGACGAGCTGCTCGCCGCGGTCGGCCGGGCGGTCGCGGCGGGCTTTCCGCGGATCAAGCTCAAGTTCCGCCCCGGCTGGGACCTGACGATGTTGCGGGCCGTGCGCCAGGAGTTTCCCACGCAGACGATCCACATCGATTGCAACGCGGCCTACACGATCGAACATTCGGACCTGTTCTGCCGGCTCGACGATTTTCATCTGGCCATGATCGAGCAGCCGCTGGCGGCCGACGATCTGGTCGACCATGCCCGCTTGCAGTCGATTCTCCGCACGCCGATCTGCCTCGACGAGAGCATCACGTCGCTCGCTCGGGCCGAGACGGCGCTCGACTTGGGGAGTTGCCGGTATGTGAACATCAAACCGGGTCGCGTGGGCGGGGTGACCGTAGCGCGGCAGATTCACGATCTGTGCCGCGAGCGCGAAGTGCCGTGCTGGATCGGCGGGATGCTGGAGACGGCCGTCGGCGTGCGGATCTGCGCGGCGCTGGCGATGCTCGACGGCTGCACCTACCCGGCCGACATTTTCGCGTCGTCGACCTATTACGCCGACGATCTGGGCCGGCCGGCGGTCGAATTGACTCGGCTGGCCGACGGCACTCCGGCCATCGAGCCGCTTGCGGCACCGGGCATCGGCACCGCGCCAGACCTGGGTCGCCTGGCGCAATATGTGCGAGGCGAGGCCCATCTGCAGGCGTGA
- a CDS encoding aminotransferase class V-fold PLP-dependent enzyme, which yields MPVARRLAYFDHAAVAPLSGPALAVIEDWATDAAENGDLNWLRWNQQAQNARRLGAQLIGALEDEVALVHNTTEGIGLVAEGFPWRAGDNVVTLADEFPSNLFPWMNLARRGVEARLVPTDDGRVDLDRLRQACDARTRIVAVSWVGFASGWRNDVAALVELAHHNGSLFFLDAIQGLGVFPLDVRQTPVDFLAADGHKWLLGPEGAGLFYLRREHLDRLAPLGVGWNSVVSAGDYGRTEFQLKPTAARYEGGSPNMGGNLALAASLELLLSHGTEQIAERVIAVTDALCAALVQIGATIHSDRSDARRSGIVAFSVPEVPPQVVRQRGLAAGVVLSVRNGRLRASPHAYVDESDLDRLVEVVESARHES from the coding sequence ATGCCGGTCGCGCGGCGGCTGGCCTATTTCGACCATGCGGCCGTTGCGCCGCTCTCGGGGCCGGCGCTGGCCGTCATCGAAGATTGGGCCACCGACGCGGCCGAAAACGGCGATCTGAACTGGTTGCGCTGGAACCAGCAGGCCCAGAACGCGCGACGCCTGGGCGCGCAGTTGATCGGCGCCCTTGAAGACGAAGTCGCGCTCGTGCACAACACCACCGAGGGGATCGGCCTCGTCGCCGAGGGCTTTCCCTGGCGCGCGGGCGACAATGTCGTCACCTTGGCAGATGAGTTTCCCTCGAACCTGTTTCCCTGGATGAATCTGGCGCGGCGCGGCGTGGAAGCCCGCCTCGTGCCGACCGACGACGGCCGCGTCGATCTCGACCGCCTGCGCCAGGCCTGCGATGCCCGCACGCGCATCGTCGCGGTCAGTTGGGTCGGTTTCGCCTCGGGCTGGCGCAACGACGTCGCTGCATTGGTGGAGCTGGCGCATCACAACGGATCGCTGTTCTTCCTCGACGCGATTCAAGGCCTCGGCGTGTTCCCGCTCGACGTGCGGCAGACGCCGGTCGATTTTCTCGCGGCCGACGGGCACAAGTGGCTCCTCGGACCCGAGGGTGCGGGGTTGTTCTATTTGCGCCGCGAGCATCTCGATCGGCTGGCGCCCTTGGGCGTGGGCTGGAACAGCGTCGTTTCGGCCGGCGACTATGGCCGCACCGAATTTCAACTCAAGCCGACGGCGGCGCGTTACGAAGGCGGTTCGCCCAACATGGGCGGCAATCTGGCCTTGGCGGCGAGCCTCGAGCTGCTCTTGTCCCACGGCACCGAGCAGATCGCCGAGCGGGTAATTGCCGTGACCGATGCCTTGTGCGCGGCGCTCGTCCAAATCGGGGCGACGATCCACAGCGACCGCAGCGACGCGCGCCGCTCGGGCATCGTGGCGTTCAGCGTGCCCGAAGTTCCGCCGCAAGTCGTGCGGCAGCGCGGCCTGGCGGCCGGCGTCGTCCTGAGTGTGCGCAACGGACGGTTACGCGCGAGCCCCCACGCCTATGTCGACGAGAGCGATCTCGACCGGCTCGTCGAAGTCGTCGAGTCGGCGCGCCACGAGTCCTGA
- the coaD gene encoding pantetheine-phosphate adenylyltransferase, whose product MPKPHHDRIAVYTGSFDPITLGHVNVIERSAQLVDRLIVGIGVHVGKNPLFTLEERVSLVSRVTRRIPNVEVKQFSGLAVNFVRECNARVMIRGVRPLTDIAAEFTMMMANRHLDPGIETVFLMSDEEFSHVSSTLVKQIVSLASDRELAAFVPTEVIEELRRKLPGDGAATRD is encoded by the coding sequence ATGCCCAAGCCTCATCACGATCGCATCGCCGTCTATACCGGCTCGTTTGACCCGATCACGCTCGGGCACGTCAACGTCATCGAGCGCAGCGCGCAGCTCGTCGACCGGCTGATCGTCGGCATTGGCGTGCACGTGGGCAAGAACCCGCTGTTCACGCTCGAAGAGCGCGTGAGCCTCGTGAGCCGGGTGACGCGGCGGATTCCTAACGTCGAGGTCAAACAGTTCAGCGGGCTGGCTGTGAATTTCGTCCGTGAGTGCAACGCACGGGTGATGATTCGCGGTGTGCGGCCGCTCACCGACATCGCGGCCGAGTTCACGATGATGATGGCCAACCGGCATCTCGACCCGGGCATCGAGACGGTGTTCCTGATGTCGGACGAAGAGTTCTCGCACGTCTCCAGCACGCTCGTCAAACAGATCGTGTCGTTGGCCAGCGATCGCGAGCTGGCGGCCTTCGTGCCGACCGAAGTGATCGAAGAATTGCGACGCAAGCTGCCCGGCGACGGTGCGGCGACCCGGGATTAA